In Enoplosus armatus isolate fEnoArm2 chromosome 12, fEnoArm2.hap1, whole genome shotgun sequence, the DNA window TCACAGCGTTTCCTGTGTGGGTCACTGTGACGCCTTCAGGGACTGACTAAAAACTAGTCTGAAGACAGACTGATGGAAACTGATTGACTAGTTGaatgtgctttacattttataaacgCCGATGAGACAGTTTGGATTAAAGAAAGTTCTGACTGACTTCCAGCTGTTTTACTTCTTCTTTGTCCTAAACTGTGAAACGTCAGTTTGTCCTCGAGCTGTTTGTTTAATGTCCTTCAGTTTGAGGCTCTTTGCTCGTCTGTCAGCCGCCACAAAGTCCTGAAAGACTTATTTCATCTTGTGCACAGACGATCCAGACTTTGTAACCTTGTGCTGTTGATAAAGTTCTtggtaatgttttatttacGCGTCCCATATTTTCTTATAATTTCCTAGAAAGAACTCAACTGAACTCATAGGAGAGGACGCTGCTACTTATAGGAAACGTTTAGTTGAATAAGTTCAGAGTTTGAGAAGAAAAGATTTTactaaaatgtcatttaaatggTTCCTTTAAAAGTGTCACTTCGCTTTTGATCATTTGATTAAACCCAGTTTTCTGTTGCAACATGCATCATGCTTCTCTTAAAACTAGATCTGGACTCAGGACCTTCGGTTGaggtgttgatgttgttgtgcCACAGTTGCTACAAATGGGTTCACAAACCAGGAAATAGTCGTCGCATATTCTTCAGTTTGTGTCCAGACGAAACATGTTaatcagacagagccaggctagctgtttccccctgcttccagtctttatgctaagctaagctaaccagttgcTGGCTGTAGCTGAGTTCAGAGCTGTGCTAAGTATTCTGCATGCTGATTGGCTGCCGTGGTTCACTGAGGTTCCTTCATCTGTATTCATTTAAATCTGACTgatgctgacctttgacctcactcTGATGACACCACCTCTGATGTCATCACTCTGTTACTCTACATCCTCACAATAACTGCATTaacttcttctgcttctccttcttcttctgctccctctgcttctccttctgttgcttcttcttctgcttctccttcttcttctgcttcttcttctgttgcttcttcttcttcttcttctgcttcttctgttgcttcttcttcttctgcttctccttcttctgcttcttcttcttcttcttcttcttcttctgcttcttcttctgttgcttctccttcttcttcttctgcttcttctgttgcttcttcttcttctgcttctccttcttcttctgttgcttcttcttctgctgctccttcttcttctgtttcttctgcttctccttcttctccttcttcttctgttgcttcttcttcttctgctgctccttcttcttctgtttcttctgcttctccttcttcttctgcttcttcttctgttccttcttcttctgcttctgcagaagactgaaggacagaAATACAAAGCAGGGAAGTCAAAATGTCATACAAGAGTTTAGAGATGTtacatgaaaatgataaaatacagcATCAAACGTGATGAGCTGAAGGTTATGAGATACTAAGTCAAACTTTTTAGATAACGAATAACTCAAGTTACATTATATAACTTTCACATAAGACAACTTAAACTGCAGTGTtggaaagtcctgcattcaagtaTAATAAGGAACATGTCCTCAAAGTattaaagcagtaaaatgtccgCGGAGTCTGTTGTAGTACTATATATTACATCATTAATGGAcatgaatctgtaaagtaactcaagctgtcagataaatggagTGAAGTcaaaaggacaatatttccctctgagatgtggtgcagtagaagtagaaagtaccTCAATAAGTACAGTACTGGAGTAAATGATAAACAACACtttcaggtcaaaggtcatcagaggtgtcttcctcttcctcttgcaGAGGTGAGGCTGGCCGCGGGCAGCCATCATGGCCGCTCCATGCCGGGATCTCCATACAACATCAGTAGGGACGACCGCGGCCTCCAGCAGGCCGTCCTCGCCGCCGCCTACTCCTTCAACAACCAATCAAACGACGCCTTCCTCTTCAAACCCTCTGCCATCCACAGAGCTCAGCGGCAGGTACGACACAGGAAATGCATCACGGGCACGCATGTCtgtggggtcaaaggtcaagtcTGGAATCATTCACCTTCATTCACTCATTACTGCTGATGTCCTTAAGGTGATGTCATGGATCCATTATTggcatttttgtatttatttaccaAATAGTGTGAAATTGATAACTTAAAAAAGGccattaattaaaatgaaaagtctGTTGTTTGTGGTAAATGAATTAATATCTGAGTATGTGCAGGTAAAAGTGTCTTTgtaaatatcaacaacaaataaacaaataaatcatttgcAACTTCactgaaaaattaaaataattttaaggttttttaaccctttaaaacgTCATATTGAAGTTATGTTTGTTGTTCACTAAACCCCTCCCCCTGAAtagtgattgtccaatcacaacttagcaacagtaactatAGTGACAGTAGGTGTTTGTCCAAGTGAACATGGAGCTGCAGTCAGAGAGAAACTAGATCAgcgacaaacaaacaaaatatacgtaaagtaccaaaagtaaaagtactcactgTGCAGAATAATATAGATTATTGAAGtattgaaaagtaactaaaggcaccaaataaatgtagtgcagtaaaaattacaatatttgtctctgagatgtggtgcagtaaaagtagaaagtatcataaaatggaaaaactcatCATCGTTTACccatgtaaagtacaagtacctcaaaattgtacttaagtacagcagTTGATTAAATACACTCAgttcctctgctgtgtgtgtgtgtgtgtgtgtgtgtgtgtgtgtgtttcaggttgttAAGGGGGTTCGGTACATCCTAGATTTGGAGATTTCTAGAACCGTCTGCCGtaaacgagacaaaaacaacaacaacaatctgtCCAACTGTGGTTTTCAGCCTGAAGGTCGTCTGCACCAGGTGAGCCTCCTGGCTGACTTACATGAGGACATTATGAGCTGGACTAGTTCCTGGAGTCTC includes these proteins:
- the LOC139293933 gene encoding cystatin-F, coding for MMGLKTLLLASLLGVLEVRLAAGSHHGRSMPGSPYNISRDDRGLQQAVLAAAYSFNNQSNDAFLFKPSAIHRAQRQVVKGVRYILDLEISRTVCRKRDKNNNNNLSNCGFQPEGRLHQTFQCHFEVWVIAWQNVTKTLVSLCKP